One window of Flavobacterium dauae genomic DNA carries:
- the cas1 gene encoding type II CRISPR-associated endonuclease Cas1 — translation MLKRTIYIGNPAYLKLKDLQLQIIDPETKEVKGSVPVEDLGFLVLDHPQITLSHPVILLLQQQNVAIISCDESHLPLGLMLPMSGHVEHSERLKNQINVSEPLRKQLWKQTVEAKIFQQKEVLRKFNIEHSSLLKYMNEVKSGDSTNMEGIAAQHYWKHLFDDFTRERKGDAPNNFLNFGYAVLRSMVARALVCSGLHPTIGIFHRNKYNAYCLADDIMEPYRPYVDTLVVEWMQKSEAYHVLDKQAKAYLLQLATKDVYINGLQRPLMTALSITTSSLCKCFTGESRIIHYPMM, via the coding sequence ATGCTAAAACGTACCATTTACATCGGCAATCCGGCATATTTAAAGCTGAAAGACTTACAACTTCAAATTATTGATCCCGAAACAAAAGAAGTAAAAGGATCAGTACCCGTAGAAGATTTAGGTTTTTTGGTGTTGGATCATCCGCAAATAACCCTTTCGCATCCGGTAATTCTGTTGTTGCAACAGCAAAATGTAGCAATTATCAGCTGCGACGAAAGTCATTTGCCTTTGGGGTTGATGTTGCCAATGAGTGGACATGTTGAGCATAGTGAGCGATTGAAAAATCAAATAAACGTTTCGGAACCATTGCGAAAACAATTGTGGAAACAAACGGTTGAAGCTAAGATTTTTCAACAAAAAGAAGTATTGCGGAAATTCAATATCGAACATTCATCATTATTAAAATATATGAACGAAGTAAAATCGGGCGACAGCACCAATATGGAAGGTATCGCCGCACAACATTATTGGAAACATTTGTTTGACGATTTTACCCGGGAACGTAAAGGAGATGCACCCAATAATTTTTTAAATTTTGGATACGCCGTTTTACGAAGTATGGTTGCCCGTGCGTTGGTTTGTAGCGGTTTGCACCCTACAATAGGCATTTTTCATCGGAACAAATACAATGCGTATTGCTTGGCAGACGATATTATGGAACCTTACCGTCCGTATGTGGATACGTTGGTGGTAGAATGGATGCAAAAATCCGAGGCTTATCATGTATTAGACAAGCAAGCCAAAGCCTATTTATTGCAATTGGCAACAAAAGATGTGTACATAAACGGATTGCAACGCCCGTTAATGACGGCTTTAAGCATTA